GTGACCATCACCCGGCAGAATGGGCACGCGGTGGCGATTGCGGTGGCATCGGTGGCCAGCGCCTCATCGACGCGTTCATGGTTGATCCGCTTGCCGATGTGTTCTTCCATCCACATGCGGGCGCCGCCTGCGCCGCAACAAAAGCTGCGGTCGGCATGGCGCGGCATCTCGGTCAGGCTGGCCCCCGCGGCACCGATCAGCTCCCGTGGTGCCTCGTAGGCCTTGTTGTGCCGACCCAGGTAGCACGGGTCGTGGTAGGTGATGTCCTGAGAAACCGGAGTGACAGGGACCAGCCTCTTGTCGCGCACCAACCGATTGAGCAGCTGGGTGTGGTGCAGCACGGTGTAGTTGGCGCCCAGCTGCCGATATTCCTTGCCGATGGTGTTGAAGCAGTGCGGGCAGGTGACAACGATCTTGCGGTCGACGGTCTCCACACCCTCGAACAAACCGTCCAGGGTCTCGACGGCCTGTTGTGCCAGCTGCTGGAAGAGGAACTCGTTGCCGGAGCGGCGCGCCGAGTCGCCGTTGCAGGTTTCCCCAGCGCCCAGCACCAAGTATTTCACCCTGGCGACGGCGAGCAGCTCGGCGACGGCCTTGGTGGTCTTCTTGGCCTTGTCGTCGTAGGCGCCCGCACAACCCACCCAGAACAGGTACTCGTAGCCGTCGAAGCTGTCGACGTCCTGGCCGTACACGGGGACGTCGAAGTCAACCTCGTCGATCCAGTTGGTGCGATCTGAGGCGTTCTGACCCCACGGGTTGCCCTTGGTCTCCAGGTTCTTGAACAGCACCGACAGCTCGGAGGGGAACTCCGACTCCATCATCACCTGGTAGCGGCGCATATCGACGATGTGATCGACATGTTCGATATCCACCGGGCACTGCTCGACGCAGGCACCACAGGTCACACATGACCACAAGACGTCGGGATCGATAACGCCACCCTGTTCCTCGGTGCCGACCAGCGGGCGAGTCGCCTGCTCCGGTCCATGCCCGGGCACTCGACCGAACCCCGATTCCGGCACGTGATGATGCTCTTGGTGACCGGCCTCGCCGCCCGCGCTGGCATCCTTTTGGCCCAGGATGTAGGGCGCCTTGGCCATCCAATGGTCGCGCAGGTCCATGATGACCAGCTTGGGCGACAACGGTTTGCCGGTGTTCCAGGCCGGGCATTGCGACTGACAGCGTCCGCACTCGGTGCAGGTAGCGAAGTCGAGCATCCCCTTCCAGGTGAAGTCTTCGATCTTGCCGCGGCCGAATACGGCATCCTCGCTGGGATTCTCGAAGTCGATTGGTTTGCCATCGGCTTCGAGCGGCAACAGCGGGCCCAGCCCATCCGGCAGCCGTTTGAACGTGACGTTAATGGGCGCCAGGAAGATGTGCAGGTGCTTGGAATGCAAAACGAGGATCAGGAACGCAAGCATGACCCCGATGTGCAGCAACAGCGCTGTGGTTTCGATGATTTCGTTGGCGGGCTGCCCGAGGGGGCGAAGAATCGCGCCGAATAGCTGCGATAGGAAGGCCCCGTTGCCGTAGGGCAGGGTGCCGTTGTTGACCGCTGAGCCGCGGACCAACACGTAGGTCCAGATGACGTTGAAGATCATCAACAGGACGAGCCACGCGCCGCCGTTGTGCGATCCGTAGAACCGGGAGCTCCGACCGATCTCGCGGGGGTTGCGCAGGATACGGATGATGGCGAAGGTCGTGATACCGAGAAAGACGGCGGTGGCAAAGAAGTCCTGCAGGAAGCCCAACGCGTCCCACCGGCCGATGACCGGGATGTGGAATCTCTCCTCGAACAGCAGGCCGTAAGCCTCGATATAGACGGTGAGCAGGATGAAGAAGCCCCACATGGTGAAAAAGTGCGCCAGGCCCGGGATCGACCATTTCAACAGTCGGCGCTGCCCTAGAACCTCGGAGATCTGGGTCCAGATGCGGGTGCCGAGGTTGTCGGTTCGCCCGCTGGCCGGCTGCCCGGACATGACCAGCTTGTAAAGCCACCAGACTCGCCGCAGAGCGAACACCCCCACCACCGCGGTCATGCTCATGCCCAGTATCAGCCTGATGAGCGTTTGCGTGGTCACGGAAGGTCACCCCAATTCGTAGCACTCAATGGAACCCCTGCATAACCTGCTCATCCTGACATCTGTGCGACTTTCGCCGCGAGAAAGGCTGTCCTAACCTACCGGTCGTCAACGCCTCTCATCTGCGGTTAAGCTCTCCGGGGCCAGCATGGCCCGCAGCATCGACAACATCTCCGACCGGGAGCCAGCGCCCAGCCGCTGGCGTATCCGGGCGACGTGGTGCTCGACCGTCTTCGCTGAGATGAACAGCCGGGCGCCAATGTCGCGATAGGGCATGCCCAGTAGCAGTAGCTCGGCGACTTCGCGTTCGCGATCGGATAGCGGCGAGCCCGCCGGTGGCTGGCGCGGTGCCGGCGGGGTACCGGAAGCTGGTTCCGTGTCGCCGGCCCCGCTGGGGGGCTCGCCGAAATCGTTGCCCAGCTTAAGATCCCGTGCCAACTGCAGCATGGCACCGGACACCCGTGCGTCGGATGTTTGCAATGCGGCCTGACCTGCCAGTCGGGTCGCATCCGACGTCAGGCCGACGTGTGACAGGGACCGCGCCGCCGCGGTGACCTCGTCGGCGTCGACGTTTTCGGCCAGGACCCGCAGCCAGGTGCGACCGGCATCCGACAGGGCCTGCGCGAGCGTGCTGTGGGCGACCATTGCACCGAGGGCCTGTCCGTGCGGTGCCACCGATTCCGGCGAATTGGCGAGGATTCCAGCGTGCACTCCAGCCCAATGCAGTGAGTTCGACCACAGGGCGGGGTTGCCCAGCGAATCCAGCAGCGTGAGCGCCTGATCCAGGGTGTGTTGTAGCTGGTCAACCTGGCGCATTCGGGCGGCCGCGACCCACAGTTCACCAAGTGGCAGCAGGGCGAACAGATCGAGCGAATACTCGGCCAGCGCTTCCATCGCCGCATACCAATGCTGTTGCAGCGCACCGATATCGCCGGTGCGACGCGAGATCGCGGTTTGCAGTGCCGCGGCCCACAACGCGTCGCGCCGGTGCAGGTGCGTGCCGGCGCTGGCCGCCGCGACGTCCGCGCTTGCCGACGGCAATTGCCCCTCTTGCATTTTGATCCAGCCGGAAAGCAGCAGGTGCCGACGCTGGAACAGCGGGTCGGCGCCGGCTCGCACGGCACGCCCGATCACACTGCGGGCGCGGACCGGATCGCCGGCGTGTATCGCGGCCAAGGTAACCAGCGCTGCCGGGCTGTCCGGAATGACTTGGCTGAGCGATTGTTCGGTGGCAATGGCTTGGCCCAGTTTTGCCATCGCGACCGGATACGGCTGATCCATGGTCAGCAGCAGCCCCTCGGCGAGGTTGCGCGCGCAACGCGCTGCCATCGTCGGTGGACCGGCATCCTTGAGTCGCAGGGTGGCACGCGCCGTCGCCAGGTCGCCGTTCGCGGCGAACACGATCGTGGCGGCCGAGCTCACCATCGTGTCCGGGTGTGGGCCCAGCCAGCCGAACAACTCGGCTGCGTGTCCCGTGTTGCCGTCGTGGACCGCGACGCTGGCCGCAACCCGCACCGCGGCAGCGCGTTCGGTGGCATCCGGGGAGCTGAGCAGATCGTCGGCTAGTGTTGCCGCGGCCGTACAGTCGCCGGTGCGGGCCAGTGCGTCGGCCAGGCGGACCGTCAATCCTTTGGCGCCGGCATGGACCGCGGCGCGGTACAGCCGTGCGCAACGGACCGAAGCGTCGCGGGTGTCCGCGGCGTACCGCGTGAGGATGTCCGCCAGCCGCTCGTCGCGCAGCCCGTGTTCGGCCAGTCGCAGCGCTAGCTCCGCCGACACCGGCGAGATATCGAGTTGTGAGCGTAACAGCGAGGTTTCGACCTCGTGGTGGTGTGCATTGCCGACGATCTGAGCGATCGCATCATGGACTGACTGCAGAAACGCCGCGGTGTGTGACGACTCGATCAGTCCGCTGGCGTGCGCACGATCGACCAATCCGCGGGCATCCGTTACCGAAATCCCAAGTGCAGCAGCTACATCGCTGACCCCTAGCTCGTGGGTTAGCGACATCATGAGCAGGGTGTCCAGAGTGGGTTCGTCGAGGCGGCGCAGCCGCTCGATGAGGGCCACCTTGGCCGCTTGCGCGGGAGCCTGTGCCCTGGCGGAAACCGCATGAATGAGGAACGGCAGTCCCGCGGTGCAATCTCGCAGGTGCTCGGCAACCGGAAGTGGACCGAGCGAGATTCGTGGCCGGTCCCGTTCGAGCGCCATCGTCAGGGCTCGTAGTGCCCGGTGGTGCTCGCGGGCTTCCGCGGCCGCCACCACCGTCAGCCGTGAATCGGCCACGCGCTCGGTGAGCCGGAGCAATTCGGTATCGGTGAGCAACTGGGCGTCGTCGATGACGAGCGCGGTCTCCGGCGGTTCGCCGTCTGGCGGCGGGCATGCCAGCACGGTGAGTCCCGAGCGGCGCAGTGTGTCGCGGGCGGCAGCCAGA
Above is a window of Mycobacterium tuberculosis H37Rv DNA encoding:
- a CDS encoding iron-sulfur-binding reductase, whose translation is MTTQTLIRLILGMSMTAVVGVFALRRVWWLYKLVMSGQPASGRTDNLGTRIWTQISEVLGQRRLLKWSIPGLAHFFTMWGFFILLTVYIEAYGLLFEERFHIPVIGRWDALGFLQDFFATAVFLGITTFAIIRILRNPREIGRSSRFYGSHNGGAWLVLLMIFNVIWTYVLVRGSAVNNGTLPYGNGAFLSQLFGAILRPLGQPANEIIETTALLLHIGVMLAFLILVLHSKHLHIFLAPINVTFKRLPDGLGPLLPLEADGKPIDFENPSEDAVFGRGKIEDFTWKGMLDFATCTECGRCQSQCPAWNTGKPLSPKLVIMDLRDHWMAKAPYILGQKDASAGGEAGHQEHHHVPESGFGRVPGHGPEQATRPLVGTEEQGGVIDPDVLWSCVTCGACVEQCPVDIEHVDHIVDMRRYQVMMESEFPSELSVLFKNLETKGNPWGQNASDRTNWIDEVDFDVPVYGQDVDSFDGYEYLFWVGCAGAYDDKAKKTTKAVAELLAVARVKYLVLGAGETCNGDSARRSGNEFLFQQLAQQAVETLDGLFEGVETVDRKIVVTCPHCFNTIGKEYRQLGANYTVLHHTQLLNRLVRDKRLVPVTPVSQDITYHDPCYLGRHNKAYEAPRELIGAAGASLTEMPRHADRSFCCGAGGARMWMEEHIGKRINHERVDEALATDATAIATACPFCRVMVTDGVNDRQEEAGRSGVEVLDVAQVLLGSLDHDKAQLPAKGTAAKQAQERAPKAAPKAAAPVTPVEAPAEAPQAPAPAAPAAPVKGLGMAAGAKRPGAKKAAPTPAAPAAPAAPVKGLGIAAGAKRPGAKKTPPPAPGLAEPAAQPQPEAKPQPEPAAPPKPQTDGDPAAPAAPVKGLGIARGARPPGKR
- a CDS encoding transcriptional regulator — protein: MQHRGCKNRGQAYDASVTDSLTEVPPAARRALLELANAPTVPVKVLITGGIGTGKTTVLAAARDTLRRSGLTVLACPPPDGEPPETALVIDDAQLLTDTELLRLTERVADSRLTVVAAAEAREHHRALRALTMALERDRPRISLGPLPVAEHLRDCTAGLPFLIHAVSARAQAPAQAAKVALIERLRRLDEPTLDTLLMMSLTHELGVSDVAAALGISVTDARGLVDRAHASGLIESSHTAAFLQSVHDAIAQIVGNAHHHEVETSLLRSQLDISPVSAELALRLAEHGLRDERLADILTRYAADTRDASVRCARLYRAAVHAGAKGLTVRLADALARTGDCTAAATLADDLLSSPDATERAAAVRVAASVAVHDGNTGHAAELFGWLGPHPDTMVSSAATIVFAANGDLATARATLRLKDAGPPTMAARCARNLAEGLLLTMDQPYPVAMAKLGQAIATEQSLSQVIPDSPAALVTLAAIHAGDPVRARSVIGRAVRAGADPLFQRRHLLLSGWIKMQEGQLPSASADVAAASAGTHLHRRDALWAAALQTAISRRTGDIGALQQHWYAAMEALAEYSLDLFALLPLGELWVAAARMRQVDQLQHTLDQALTLLDSLGNPALWSNSLHWAGVHAGILANSPESVAPHGQALGAMVAHSTLAQALSDAGRTWLRVLAENVDADEVTAAARSLSHVGLTSDATRLAGQAALQTSDARVSGAMLQLARDLKLGNDFGEPPSGAGDTEPASGTPPAPRQPPAGSPLSDREREVAELLLLGMPYRDIGARLFISAKTVEHHVARIRQRLGAGSRSEMLSMLRAMLAPESLTADERR